One stretch of Macaca nemestrina isolate mMacNem1 chromosome 17, mMacNem.hap1, whole genome shotgun sequence DNA includes these proteins:
- the LOC105468991 gene encoding proline-rich protein 29 isoform X5 → MASGAGGSWGRSPPQSAVPTPWVTVLQPLWWALPPAPPQPGRVKEDLLELMMLQNAQMHQLLLSRLVAGALQPKPASLCPQVSLEVPQEEPEEEEEEMDVQEIGPLVLHHHYLPYLMPSPGELCLHPHPPVPQGLWAPMYPRLQEETLWAQR, encoded by the exons ATGGCCTCTGGGGCGGGCGGGAGCTGGGGTCGCTCCCCACCGCAGAGCGCAGTTCCGACG CCCTGGGTCACTGTCCTGCAGCCCCTCTGGTGGGCCTTACCACCTGCGCCCCCGCAGCCAGGCCGCGTGAAGGAAG ACCTGCTGGAACTAATGATGCTGCAGAACGCGCAGATGCACCAGCTGCTGCTAAGTCGCCTGGTGGCTGGAGCGCTGCAGCCCAAGCCGGCCTCGCTGTGCCCTCAG GTCTCCCTGGAGGTTCCACAGGAAGAacctgaggaggaagaggaggagatggaCGTGCAGGAGATAGGGCCTTTGGTGCTTCACCATCACTACTTGCCCTATTTGATGCCCTCCCCGG GAGAGCTgtgcctccacccccaccccccagtgCCACAGGGACTGTGGGCGCCAATGTATCCCCGGCTTCAG GAGGAGACACTGTGGGCACAGCGCTAA
- the LOC105468991 gene encoding proline-rich protein 29 isoform X4, whose translation MASGAGGSWGRSPPQSAVPTPWVTVLQPLWWALPPAPPQPGRVKEDLLELMMLQNAQMHQLLLSRLVAGALQPKPASLCPQVSLEVPQEEPEEEEEEMDVQEIGPLVLHHHYLPYLMPSPGTLLPWPAPFFPAPACQPHLRDVPRIQHCPPASREREARAVPPPPPPSATGTVGANVSPASDYCDAESLL comes from the exons ATGGCCTCTGGGGCGGGCGGGAGCTGGGGTCGCTCCCCACCGCAGAGCGCAGTTCCGACG CCCTGGGTCACTGTCCTGCAGCCCCTCTGGTGGGCCTTACCACCTGCGCCCCCGCAGCCAGGCCGCGTGAAGGAAG ACCTGCTGGAACTAATGATGCTGCAGAACGCGCAGATGCACCAGCTGCTGCTAAGTCGCCTGGTGGCTGGAGCGCTGCAGCCCAAGCCGGCCTCGCTGTGCCCTCAG GTCTCCCTGGAGGTTCCACAGGAAGAacctgaggaggaagaggaggagatggaCGTGCAGGAGATAGGGCCTTTGGTGCTTCACCATCACTACTTGCCCTATTTGATGCCCTCCCCGGGTACCCTGCTGCCCTGGCCGGCCCCCTTCTTCCCCGCTCCCGCCTGTCAGCCCCACTTGCGGGATGTACCCAGGATTCAGCACTGTCCTCCTGCCTCTAGGGAAAGGGAGGC GAGAGCTgtgcctccacccccaccccccagtgCCACAGGGACTGTGGGCGCCAATGTATCCCCGGCTTCAG ACTACTGTGATGCCGAGAGCCTCCTATGA
- the LOC105468991 gene encoding proline-rich protein 29 isoform X2, producing the protein MASGAGGSWGRSPPQSAVPTPWVTVLQPLWWALPPAPPQPGRVKEDLLELMMLQNAQMHQLLLSRLVAGALQPKPASLCPQVSLEVPQEEPEEEEEEMDVQEIGPLVLHHHYLPYLMPSPGTLLPWPAPFFPAPACQPHLRDVPRIQHCPPASREREARAVPPPPPPSATGTVGANVSPASGGDTVGTALSPGVCIRARKGNVPSPCCLSQSFGQRWTSTLRSHTEFQ; encoded by the exons ATGGCCTCTGGGGCGGGCGGGAGCTGGGGTCGCTCCCCACCGCAGAGCGCAGTTCCGACG CCCTGGGTCACTGTCCTGCAGCCCCTCTGGTGGGCCTTACCACCTGCGCCCCCGCAGCCAGGCCGCGTGAAGGAAG ACCTGCTGGAACTAATGATGCTGCAGAACGCGCAGATGCACCAGCTGCTGCTAAGTCGCCTGGTGGCTGGAGCGCTGCAGCCCAAGCCGGCCTCGCTGTGCCCTCAG GTCTCCCTGGAGGTTCCACAGGAAGAacctgaggaggaagaggaggagatggaCGTGCAGGAGATAGGGCCTTTGGTGCTTCACCATCACTACTTGCCCTATTTGATGCCCTCCCCGGGTACCCTGCTGCCCTGGCCGGCCCCCTTCTTCCCCGCTCCCGCCTGTCAGCCCCACTTGCGGGATGTACCCAGGATTCAGCACTGTCCTCCTGCCTCTAGGGAAAGGGAGGC GAGAGCTgtgcctccacccccaccccccagtgCCACAGGGACTGTGGGCGCCAATGTATCCCCGGCTTCAG GAGGAGACACTGTGGGCACAGCGCTAAGTCCAGGTGTTTGTATTCGGGCTAGAAAAGGCAATGTCCCGAGTCCCTGCTGCCTGTCACAGTCCTTCGGCCAGCGCTGGACCTCAACCCTGAGGAGTCACACTGAGTTCCAGTGA
- the LOC105468991 gene encoding proline-rich protein 29 isoform X3: MASGAGGSWGRSPPQSAVPTPWVTVLQPLWWALPPAPPQPGRVKEDLLELMMLQNAQMHQLLLSRLVAGALQPKPASLCPQVSLEVPQEEPEEEEEEMDVQEIGPLVLHHHYLPYLMPSPGELCLHPHPPVPQGLWAPMYPRLQTTVMPRASYEDRRWPWDLHQLCAPDTAPEPPPAPLLSAPLCPWLVVLLTPSTSARPSSPGEISPCPTPMSPWTGRICAVV, encoded by the exons ATGGCCTCTGGGGCGGGCGGGAGCTGGGGTCGCTCCCCACCGCAGAGCGCAGTTCCGACG CCCTGGGTCACTGTCCTGCAGCCCCTCTGGTGGGCCTTACCACCTGCGCCCCCGCAGCCAGGCCGCGTGAAGGAAG ACCTGCTGGAACTAATGATGCTGCAGAACGCGCAGATGCACCAGCTGCTGCTAAGTCGCCTGGTGGCTGGAGCGCTGCAGCCCAAGCCGGCCTCGCTGTGCCCTCAG GTCTCCCTGGAGGTTCCACAGGAAGAacctgaggaggaagaggaggagatggaCGTGCAGGAGATAGGGCCTTTGGTGCTTCACCATCACTACTTGCCCTATTTGATGCCCTCCCCGG GAGAGCTgtgcctccacccccaccccccagtgCCACAGGGACTGTGGGCGCCAATGTATCCCCGGCTTCAG ACTACTGTGATGCCGAGAGCCTCCTATGAGGACAGACGCTGGCCCTGGGACCTGCACCAGCTTTGTGCTCCGGATACAGCCCCGGAGCCCCCTCCCGCACCTCTCTTGTCGGCTCCTCTGTGCCCATGGCTGGTGGTCCTTCTCACTCCCTCAACCTCAGCCAGGCCCTCTTCTCCTGGGGAAATcagtccctgccccaccccaatGAGTCCCTGGACGGGTCGGATCTGTGCTGTGGTGTAA
- the LOC105468991 gene encoding proline-rich protein 29 isoform X1: MASGAGGSWGRSPPQSAVPTPWVTVLQPLWWALPPAPPQPGRVKEDLLELMMLQNAQMHQLLLSRLVAGALQPKPASLCPQVSLEVPQEEPEEEEEEMDVQEIGPLVLHHHYLPYLMPSPGELCLHPHPPVPQGLWAPMYPRLQTTVMPRASYEDRRWPWDLHQLCAPDTAPEPPPAPLLSAPLCPWLVVLLTPSTSARPSSPGEISPCPTPMSPWTGRICAVVRRHCGHSAKSRCLYSG, translated from the exons ATGGCCTCTGGGGCGGGCGGGAGCTGGGGTCGCTCCCCACCGCAGAGCGCAGTTCCGACG CCCTGGGTCACTGTCCTGCAGCCCCTCTGGTGGGCCTTACCACCTGCGCCCCCGCAGCCAGGCCGCGTGAAGGAAG ACCTGCTGGAACTAATGATGCTGCAGAACGCGCAGATGCACCAGCTGCTGCTAAGTCGCCTGGTGGCTGGAGCGCTGCAGCCCAAGCCGGCCTCGCTGTGCCCTCAG GTCTCCCTGGAGGTTCCACAGGAAGAacctgaggaggaagaggaggagatggaCGTGCAGGAGATAGGGCCTTTGGTGCTTCACCATCACTACTTGCCCTATTTGATGCCCTCCCCGG GAGAGCTgtgcctccacccccaccccccagtgCCACAGGGACTGTGGGCGCCAATGTATCCCCGGCTTCAG ACTACTGTGATGCCGAGAGCCTCCTATGAGGACAGACGCTGGCCCTGGGACCTGCACCAGCTTTGTGCTCCGGATACAGCCCCGGAGCCCCCTCCCGCACCTCTCTTGTCGGCTCCTCTGTGCCCATGGCTGGTGGTCCTTCTCACTCCCTCAACCTCAGCCAGGCCCTCTTCTCCTGGGGAAATcagtccctgccccaccccaatGAGTCCCTGGACGGGTCGGATCTGTGCTGTGGT GAGGAGACACTGTGGGCACAGCGCTAAGTCCAGGTGTTTGTATTCGGGCTAG
- the LOC105468991 gene encoding proline-rich protein 29 isoform X6, translating into MHQLLLSRLVAGALQPKPASLCPQVSLEVPQEEPEEEEEEMDVQEIGPLVLHHHYLPYLMPSPGELCLHPHPPVPQGLWAPMYPRLQTTVMPRASYEDRRWPWDLHQLCAPDTAPEPPPAPLLSAPLCPWLVVLLTPSTSARPSSPGEISPCPTPMSPWTGRICAVVRRHCGHSAKSRCLYSG; encoded by the exons ATGCACCAGCTGCTGCTAAGTCGCCTGGTGGCTGGAGCGCTGCAGCCCAAGCCGGCCTCGCTGTGCCCTCAG GTCTCCCTGGAGGTTCCACAGGAAGAacctgaggaggaagaggaggagatggaCGTGCAGGAGATAGGGCCTTTGGTGCTTCACCATCACTACTTGCCCTATTTGATGCCCTCCCCGG GAGAGCTgtgcctccacccccaccccccagtgCCACAGGGACTGTGGGCGCCAATGTATCCCCGGCTTCAG ACTACTGTGATGCCGAGAGCCTCCTATGAGGACAGACGCTGGCCCTGGGACCTGCACCAGCTTTGTGCTCCGGATACAGCCCCGGAGCCCCCTCCCGCACCTCTCTTGTCGGCTCCTCTGTGCCCATGGCTGGTGGTCCTTCTCACTCCCTCAACCTCAGCCAGGCCCTCTTCTCCTGGGGAAATcagtccctgccccaccccaatGAGTCCCTGGACGGGTCGGATCTGTGCTGTGGT GAGGAGACACTGTGGGCACAGCGCTAAGTCCAGGTGTTTGTATTCGGGCTAG